In the genome of Penaeus vannamei isolate JL-2024 chromosome 26, ASM4276789v1, whole genome shotgun sequence, one region contains:
- the LOC138866692 gene encoding serine/arginine-rich splicing factor 4-like, producing MLIRYKVHLAGHPGIDLLSRSFGLMFSMKKVLDVAICLEKVNLGRIKSTSEGSSQPRKDQVNLESSKSTSKVVGQPRKDQVNLESSKSTSKVVGQPRKDQVNLERDRSTSEVVGQPRKDQVNLESSKSTSKVVGQPRKDQVNLERDRSTSEGSSQPRKYKSTSKVVGQPRKDQVNLGRIKSTSKVVGQPRKDQVNLGRIKSTSEVVGQPRKDQVNLGRIKSTSKVVGQPRKDQVNLGRIKSTSKVVSQPRKDQVNLESSKSTSKVVGQPRKDQVNLERDRSTSEGSSQPRKG from the exons ATGCT GATCCGCTACAAAGTTCACCTCGCAGGACATCCGGGTATTGACCTGCTCTCTCGTTCATTTGGTCTGATGTTCTCGATGAAGAAAGTTCTCGATGTTGCAATCTGTCTAGAGAAA GTCAACCTCGGAAGGATCAAGTCAACCTCGGAAGGATCAAGTCAACCTCGGAAGGATCAAGTCAACCTCGAAAGTAGTAAGTCAACCTCGAAAGTAGTAGGTCAACCTCGGAAGGATCAAGTCAACCTCGAAAGTAGTAAGTCAACCTCGAAAGTAGTAGGTCAACCTCGGAAGGATCAAGTCAACCTCGAAAGGGATAGGTCAACCTCGGAAGTAGTAGGTCAACCTCGGAAGGATCAAGTCAACCTCGAAAGTAGTAAGTCAACCTCGAAAGTAGTAGGTCAACCTCGGAAGGATCAAGTCAACCTCGAAAGGGATAGGTCAACCTCGGAAGGATCAAGTCAACCTCGAAAGTA TAAGTCAACCTCGAAAGTAGTAGGTCAACCTCGGAAGGATCAAGTCAACCTCGGAAGGATCAAGTCAACCTCGAAAGTAGTAGGTCAACCTCGGAAGGATCAAGTCAACCTCGGAAGGATCAAGTCAACCTCGGAAGTAGTAGGTCAACCTCGGAAGGATCAAGTCAACCTCGGAAGGATCAAGTCAACCTCGAAAGTAGTAGGTCAACCTCGGAAGGATCAAGTCAACCTCGGAAGGATCAAGTCAACCTCGAAAGTAGTAAGTCAACCTCGGAAGGATCAAGTCAACCTCGAAAGTAGTAAGTCAACCTCGAAAGTAGTAGGTCAACCTCGGAAGGATCAAGTCAACCTCGAAAGGGATAGGTCAACCTCGGAAGGATCAAGTCAACCTCGAAAGGGATAG